The following proteins are co-located in the Halocatena salina genome:
- a CDS encoding winged helix-turn-helix transcriptional regulator has product MTDTRQSIVDCIRSEPGIHFNALVRRLDLAPGQVQYHLRIILNDDDLLREHLYGKTHYYPSSVAAWERRALALLRRETAAEIVSYLLEYGRTDPATVADELDIARSTLEWHLSRLTEQELVTKEWDGQHRVTLTVERPTELVRLLREVDPTLFERMVDRFTRLVDDLLEE; this is encoded by the coding sequence ATGACAGACACTCGCCAGAGCATTGTTGACTGTATTCGCTCCGAGCCTGGTATTCATTTCAATGCACTCGTCCGCCGACTAGATCTTGCTCCCGGACAGGTCCAGTACCATCTCCGGATAATCCTGAACGATGACGATCTGCTCCGCGAACATCTATACGGAAAGACACATTATTACCCCTCTAGCGTTGCTGCCTGGGAGCGGCGTGCACTCGCGTTGCTTCGACGTGAGACAGCTGCCGAAATCGTATCATATCTCCTTGAATATGGGCGAACTGATCCTGCGACGGTCGCTGATGAACTCGATATCGCTCGAAGCACACTGGAATGGCACCTCTCCCGTCTCACCGAACAGGAGCTCGTTACGAAAGAGTGGGATGGCCAACATCGTGTGACGCTTACGGTGGAGCGGCCGACCGAACTCGTCCGCTTATTGCGCGAGGTCGATCCAACGCTGTTCGAACGCATGGTCGATCGGTTCACCCGGCTCGTCGACGATCTTCTTGAGGAGTAG
- a CDS encoding methylglyoxal synthase: MTRLALIAHDEEKPEMIDLVRTYEDLLATFDLVGTGTTGQRITDETSLTVERKKSGPVGGDLMIGAETAENRLDGVIFLRDPLTAQPHEPDISALLRICDVHDTPLATTRSSAEFLLQGLARRTTE; encoded by the coding sequence ATGACACGTCTCGCGCTGATTGCCCACGACGAAGAAAAACCGGAGATGATCGACCTTGTTCGTACGTATGAGGATTTGCTCGCGACCTTCGATCTCGTGGGAACAGGGACGACTGGACAACGGATCACCGACGAAACCAGCCTGACCGTCGAACGGAAAAAATCGGGGCCTGTCGGTGGTGATCTAATGATTGGTGCTGAAACCGCCGAAAACCGTCTTGATGGGGTGATTTTCCTCCGGGACCCCCTCACTGCTCAACCCCACGAACCCGATATCTCTGCCCTGTTACGCATCTGTGACGTTCACGATACGCCCCTCGCTACGACCCGTTCCTCTGCTGAGTTCCTCCTCCAAGGGCTTGCTCGCCGCACCACAGAGTGA
- a CDS encoding 4Fe-4S binding protein codes for MDAGANFGNVVFFGLWWSPIMLLSLLFLGRIWCYFCPLGAIVRFTQRFGPERHFPMYTNKKWVVFGLPISVLSMTALTFIMARWPMYKVGIAYTPRLIPYYWITILGVAVGVSLVYQRQAFCRYVCPATGVMSVTSKFSPLEIAQKTETGVKCATLEYKSDYLSTDRRCTACMNCTTEQPEEDVDLRFRWPGAKVVTERIPLVDEALIALIIWAVFPIDHVLGDAIEGIALVQALPGVLTPTTAYLGSITVTILGFTAINGLASSWGGLDWEMSFTKFGLAYTPLGIMFSLGAHVIGGLLEDGGHTVNVVAHGLGIPFSLPTGASPALVSAWEGFFVTGWLWLAVLWSAVITWQVASTLADSKRRAVAAFMPHFALMAGSTYLVATVLASHA; via the coding sequence ATGGACGCGGGAGCGAACTTCGGGAACGTCGTGTTTTTCGGTCTCTGGTGGTCCCCGATCATGCTTCTCAGCCTCCTGTTTCTCGGACGGATCTGGTGTTATTTCTGTCCGTTGGGTGCCATCGTTCGGTTTACCCAGCGGTTCGGTCCCGAACGCCATTTCCCAATGTACACGAACAAAAAATGGGTCGTGTTCGGCCTACCGATCTCTGTTCTCTCGATGACGGCACTCACCTTCATCATGGCCCGGTGGCCAATGTATAAGGTGGGGATCGCGTACACGCCGCGGCTCATTCCTTACTACTGGATTACGATTCTCGGTGTTGCCGTCGGCGTCAGCCTCGTCTACCAGCGGCAGGCCTTTTGTCGGTACGTCTGTCCCGCCACGGGGGTGATGAGCGTTACCTCGAAGTTCTCGCCGCTCGAAATCGCGCAGAAAACGGAGACGGGGGTTAAATGTGCTACACTCGAGTACAAAAGCGACTACCTGAGCACAGATCGACGGTGTACTGCCTGTATGAACTGTACGACCGAACAGCCCGAGGAGGACGTGGACCTCAGGTTTCGTTGGCCGGGTGCGAAGGTTGTCACCGAGCGAATCCCACTCGTCGACGAGGCGCTTATCGCGCTCATCATCTGGGCCGTCTTCCCGATCGATCACGTGCTCGGCGATGCCATCGAGGGGATAGCGCTCGTTCAGGCCCTCCCAGGGGTGCTCACGCCGACCACGGCCTACCTTGGAAGCATCACGGTGACTATCCTCGGATTCACTGCCATTAATGGGCTTGCGAGCAGCTGGGGCGGACTCGACTGGGAGATGTCGTTCACGAAGTTCGGACTCGCCTACACTCCGCTCGGTATCATGTTTTCGCTCGGAGCACACGTCATCGGAGGACTGCTGGAGGATGGCGGACACACGGTGAACGTCGTCGCACACGGACTCGGTATTCCGTTTTCCCTCCCTACAGGAGCGAGTCCGGCACTCGTTTCGGCGTGGGAAGGATTTTTCGTCACCGGATGGCTGTGGCTCGCAGTGCTTTGGAGCGCAGTGATCACCTGGCAGGTTGCATCAACGCTAGCCGATTCGAAACGGCGAGCAGTGGCGGCGTTCATGCCCCACTTCGCGCTGATGGCGGGGAGCACCTACCTCGTTGCCACGGTGCTTGCGTCTCACGCCTAG
- a CDS encoding peptidoglycan-binding domain-containing protein, whose amino-acid sequence MGRNHPTRSAESTDDHPHQSDSLFDRREFMKKAAGAGIVSFAGIATVTGEARAYTWPTYSQGAEGPDVLTIQGLLAEFHHHLEYYDGIYGPATEGAVTDFQREQNLTVDGIVGPYTWEALATIVLSRGDGMNTSRTGVSVAQHQLNAVFGYDIAVDGRFGPGTEAAVRSFQDSRRLPIDGVVGPNTWRALVSTG is encoded by the coding sequence ATGGGACGCAATCATCCGACACGATCAGCAGAATCAACAGACGACCACCCTCATCAAAGTGATTCATTATTCGACCGTCGAGAGTTTATGAAAAAAGCTGCCGGCGCTGGTATTGTGAGTTTCGCAGGCATTGCAACTGTGACTGGAGAAGCGAGAGCATACACCTGGCCGACCTATTCACAGGGTGCTGAAGGACCTGATGTACTCACTATTCAGGGGCTGTTAGCAGAGTTCCATCATCATCTGGAGTATTACGATGGGATTTACGGTCCTGCAACTGAAGGTGCAGTAACTGATTTTCAGCGCGAGCAGAACCTAACCGTCGACGGTATCGTTGGACCATATACGTGGGAAGCGTTGGCTACGATCGTTCTTAGCCGTGGTGACGGAATGAACACTTCTCGTACCGGAGTCTCTGTTGCCCAACACCAACTCAATGCGGTATTCGGATACGATATTGCGGTCGACGGTCGGTTCGGTCCTGGTACGGAGGCTGCTGTCCGCAGTTTCCAAGACAGTCGACGCCTGCCTATCGACGGTGTTGTTGGGCCTAATACGTGGCGTGCATTGGTTTCGACGGGGTAG
- a CDS encoding DUF7471 family protein: MAQSFITNLAAEWVTARYAPLLFVGLILSGIGTTSLFYLGLSTYRRRRSIRYLLLTVALGALVVRTVVGWGTALGVVPMALHHVLEHGLDCLIAATVLYLVFRSGPTQPAPTRDDK, translated from the coding sequence ATGGCACAGTCTTTCATAACGAACCTAGCAGCCGAGTGGGTCACAGCTAGGTACGCTCCACTCCTCTTCGTAGGGTTGATTCTATCGGGAATCGGAACCACATCACTGTTTTATCTCGGTTTGAGCACGTATCGCCGTCGTCGATCAATTCGCTATCTACTACTCACGGTTGCACTCGGTGCGCTCGTCGTTCGTACAGTTGTTGGCTGGGGCACGGCGCTGGGTGTCGTTCCAATGGCCCTCCATCACGTCCTTGAACACGGACTAGATTGCCTTATCGCTGCTACTGTCCTGTATCTCGTGTTTCGGAGTGGTCCAACTCAACCAGCACCGACCAGAGATGACAAGTGA
- a CDS encoding low molecular weight phosphatase family protein gives MTTTTDTTAPIRIAFVCVQNAGRSQMAIAFAERERDRRDLDGRVDLLTGGTRPAEHVHDEVIDVMDDTRCDLSDRTPREIMTEELRLCDYVVTMGCSTLDMGEVGSNVDVRDWALDDPHNQDRQRVREIRDEIEQRVTRLFDEIEEGVS, from the coding sequence ATGACGACGACAACCGACACAACTGCGCCGATTCGTATCGCCTTCGTGTGTGTCCAAAACGCCGGTCGCTCACAGATGGCGATCGCATTCGCTGAGCGTGAGCGAGACCGGCGCGATCTTGACGGTCGCGTCGATCTCTTGACTGGCGGCACACGACCGGCCGAGCACGTTCACGACGAAGTAATCGACGTGATGGACGACACCAGATGTGATCTCTCAGATCGAACTCCCCGTGAGATCATGACCGAGGAGCTTCGGTTGTGTGACTACGTCGTCACCATGGGCTGTTCAACGTTGGACATGGGCGAGGTCGGGAGTAATGTCGATGTGCGCGACTGGGCTCTAGACGATCCCCACAACCAGGATCGACAGCGAGTGCGCGAAATCCGTGATGAGATCGAACAGCGTGTCACAAGACTGTTCGATGAAATCGAGGAGGGAGTGTCGTAA
- a CDS encoding DUF488 domain-containing protein, producing the protein MTTTDLLQDTYVAALQHDLVDVPTETTLVGVVRRPTHSFRTTIDENYPALGPPPELLTEFKQRQEDFKIQGLCDEGAHNAAWDEVGFEDRYRSHLTEATDAKDAVAELVDRLRADEQLTVVCFENTDQKRCHRTLLKKHLTARL; encoded by the coding sequence ATGACAACGACCGACCTCTTGCAGGATACGTACGTCGCAGCGCTGCAGCATGATCTCGTTGACGTTCCAACGGAGACCACGCTTGTGGGAGTAGTTCGACGGCCAACCCACTCGTTCAGAACGACGATCGACGAGAACTATCCTGCACTCGGTCCCCCACCAGAGCTCCTCACCGAGTTCAAACAGCGTCAGGAGGATTTCAAGATACAGGGATTGTGTGATGAAGGCGCACATAATGCTGCCTGGGACGAAGTCGGGTTCGAAGACCGGTACCGATCACATCTCACCGAAGCTACGGATGCGAAAGATGCAGTCGCTGAACTCGTGGATCGACTTCGTGCCGACGAACAGCTCACTGTAGTCTGTTTCGAGAACACCGACCAGAAACGGTGTCATCGAACGCTTCTCAAAAAACACCTGACTGCCCGACTGTAG
- a CDS encoding TrkA C-terminal domain-containing protein yields MREQAPIAGRTLQEANTNELIPSDMLVVRIHRDEGMIMPTGQTMVKKDDFVTNDRIHVSTKKTSLDRLLRRFVSKLHSLNL; encoded by the coding sequence GTGAGAGAACAAGCCCCGATCGCTGGGAGAACACTCCAAGAAGCAAACACGAATGAGCTCATTCCTTCTGATATGCTTGTTGTCCGAATCCACCGTGATGAAGGGATGATTATGCCAACGGGACAGACCATGGTCAAGAAAGACGATTTCGTCACGAATGATCGTATCCACGTCAGTACTAAAAAGACATCTCTGGACCGACTGCTCCGTCGGTTCGTTTCAAAACTGCATTCACTGAATTTGTAG
- the arsB gene encoding ACR3 family arsenite efflux transporter encodes MNNATHEHGSDCDCESCGDPRSMGFLDKYLTVWIFGAMAIGVGLGYVAPSVTEPIQNFRLVEIGLVLMMYPPLAKADYSQLRAVFSNWRVLGLSLIQNWLLGPTLMFGLAVVFFSGLVPGLPARPEYFLGLVFIGMARCIAMVLVWNELAEGSTEYVTGLVAFNSLFQILTYGVYVWFFGLFLPPLLGMDSLVAGITSFNITPIQVFEAIVVFLGIPFAGGFLTRYIGTRVKSEAWYDEEFISTIDPLTLIALLFTVIVMFATQGGNIVAAPGDVLLIAVPLTIYFVVMFLVSFGMGRGIGADYSTTTAIGFTAASNNFELAIAVAVAVFGVGSGVAFATVIGPLIEVPVLLALVNVALYFQRNVDWSDTETDSIATPTPETTTDDD; translated from the coding sequence ATGAATAACGCCACCCACGAGCATGGGTCAGACTGCGATTGTGAGAGCTGTGGAGATCCGCGGTCGATGGGTTTCCTCGATAAGTATCTCACCGTCTGGATCTTTGGTGCGATGGCGATCGGCGTGGGACTGGGTTACGTCGCACCATCAGTAACGGAACCGATCCAGAATTTCCGTCTCGTGGAGATCGGTCTGGTGTTGATGATGTATCCCCCGCTAGCGAAGGCCGACTACTCACAGCTTCGAGCCGTCTTTAGCAACTGGCGGGTGCTCGGGCTGAGTCTCATCCAGAACTGGCTGCTCGGCCCGACGCTCATGTTCGGGCTGGCGGTTGTCTTTTTCAGTGGTCTCGTTCCAGGCCTGCCAGCGCGCCCCGAGTATTTTCTGGGACTCGTGTTCATCGGGATGGCCCGGTGTATCGCGATGGTGCTGGTTTGGAACGAGCTGGCGGAGGGCTCAACCGAGTACGTGACCGGACTGGTTGCGTTCAACAGCCTTTTCCAGATCCTTACCTACGGCGTGTACGTCTGGTTCTTCGGGCTGTTCCTCCCGCCACTGTTGGGCATGGATTCGCTTGTCGCCGGGATTACGAGCTTCAATATTACCCCGATTCAAGTCTTCGAGGCGATCGTCGTCTTCCTCGGGATCCCCTTCGCTGGCGGATTTCTCACTCGTTATATCGGGACCCGAGTTAAGAGTGAAGCGTGGTACGACGAAGAATTCATCTCGACAATCGATCCGCTAACACTGATCGCGCTGCTGTTTACCGTGATCGTGATGTTCGCCACACAGGGCGGGAACATCGTCGCCGCACCGGGAGATGTCCTGTTGATCGCTGTGCCGCTGACGATCTACTTCGTGGTGATGTTCTTGGTGAGTTTCGGGATGGGACGCGGGATCGGTGCGGACTACTCAACCACGACCGCGATCGGCTTCACGGCGGCTTCGAACAACTTCGAACTGGCGATCGCGGTTGCGGTTGCGGTGTTCGGCGTCGGCTCCGGCGTCGCCTTTGCAACCGTCATCGGCCCGCTCATCGAAGTGCCTGTCTTGCTCGCGCTGGTCAATGTTGCGCTGTACTTCCAGCGCAACGTCGACTGGAGTGATACTGAAACTGATAGTATAGCCACACCGACGCCCGAGACGACGACTGACGACGATTGA
- a CDS encoding ArsR/SmtB family transcription factor, whose product MAQSTERLQRYLADELGECRNEDVKRRLDELSTFDAEVGTDQVDAELDVLAALANETRYTLVRVLVAAQEELCVCELHAIVDVSESGLSHALSTLVDAELITGRKDGRWKKYRATNRAITLVTVLKGSVSHE is encoded by the coding sequence ATGGCACAATCGACGGAGCGACTTCAACGCTATCTCGCAGATGAACTCGGGGAGTGTCGCAACGAGGACGTCAAGCGCCGGCTCGATGAACTCAGTACGTTCGACGCGGAAGTCGGAACAGATCAGGTCGACGCCGAACTCGACGTGCTTGCCGCGCTTGCCAACGAGACGCGGTATACGCTCGTTCGAGTTCTAGTGGCAGCCCAGGAGGAACTGTGTGTCTGTGAGTTACACGCGATCGTCGACGTGAGCGAGAGCGGCCTTAGCCACGCTCTGTCGACGCTCGTCGACGCCGAACTCATCACCGGACGAAAAGACGGGCGCTGGAAGAAATACCGAGCAACCAACCGGGCGATCACACTCGTCACCGTTCTCAAAGGGAGTGTGAGCCATGAATAA
- a CDS encoding BCCT family transporter, producing the protein MTDSDEQGGLTEGLQMDLFHPESEREPGDGNIQKWGFDIHPIVFPVSLMVIALFVGATIVLGEQAATVYSNVRRFFEGNFGWFFLLSVNVFIAGLLFFAFSKYGDVRIGGVEAETEFSDFSWMAMLFSAGMGIGLMFFSVSEPIFYYSNVPGFYEAEAGTGAAGIAAMTQTFFHWGVHPWAIYGLVGLSLAFFSFNRGLPLTFRSIFWPLLGERIYRWPGHLIDLVTVFATLFGLATSLGLGVKQINKGLSYILGDVLSVATVPTGTIPQIVLIAVITGIATASVAAGLEGGVKRLSTLNVYLMFALLGFVLVVGPTVYVFGAWVQGLGSYLGNLPTLAFFTGALGDGQSTVNSWTVFYWAWWIAWSPFVGTFIARISKGRTVREFVIGVLIIPSLFSTIWLATFGGSALYNSLQANGAVLAAYEQTGQTVAMFALLEQFPIGAVSGLLAVLLVVTFFVTSSDSGSLVVDHLTSGGKHDVPKIQRIFWATVEGGVAALLLYGGGLNALQTAAIATGFPFAIVLIVMCYTLYLGLDNEYELLQSEEFEQRVKEITTEDVDIDKSRTEVVTDIRKNPESTDD; encoded by the coding sequence ATGACAGACAGTGATGAGCAGGGCGGACTGACGGAGGGGCTTCAGATGGATCTGTTCCATCCGGAATCAGAGCGCGAACCCGGCGACGGCAACATCCAGAAGTGGGGATTTGATATCCATCCTATCGTCTTTCCCGTCTCACTCATGGTTATCGCCCTGTTCGTCGGCGCTACCATCGTTCTCGGCGAACAAGCGGCCACGGTTTATTCGAACGTCCGGCGCTTCTTCGAAGGGAACTTCGGCTGGTTCTTCCTCCTTTCCGTGAACGTCTTTATCGCCGGGCTCCTGTTTTTTGCATTCAGCAAATACGGGGACGTCCGGATCGGTGGCGTCGAAGCCGAGACGGAATTCAGCGACTTTTCGTGGATGGCGATGCTGTTCAGTGCTGGGATGGGGATCGGCCTCATGTTCTTCAGCGTCTCGGAACCGATATTTTACTACTCGAACGTTCCTGGATTCTATGAGGCCGAAGCAGGCACCGGAGCAGCGGGCATCGCCGCGATGACACAGACGTTCTTCCACTGGGGTGTTCACCCGTGGGCGATCTACGGACTGGTCGGTCTCAGTCTCGCGTTCTTCTCGTTCAATCGCGGGCTCCCACTGACTTTCCGGTCGATCTTCTGGCCGTTGCTCGGCGAGCGCATCTATCGCTGGCCAGGCCACCTCATTGACCTGGTGACGGTGTTCGCGACGCTGTTTGGACTCGCAACGTCGCTCGGTCTTGGCGTCAAACAGATCAACAAAGGGCTATCTTACATTCTAGGGGACGTCCTGAGTGTTGCGACCGTCCCGACCGGGACGATCCCGCAGATCGTCCTGATAGCCGTCATCACCGGTATCGCAACAGCGTCTGTCGCCGCCGGTTTAGAAGGCGGTGTCAAGCGCCTGAGCACGCTGAACGTCTACCTAATGTTCGCCCTGCTGGGATTCGTCCTCGTCGTCGGGCCGACCGTCTACGTCTTCGGTGCTTGGGTGCAAGGTCTCGGATCATATCTCGGCAACCTACCGACGCTCGCGTTCTTCACAGGGGCACTCGGTGACGGCCAATCGACGGTCAACTCCTGGACCGTGTTCTACTGGGCATGGTGGATCGCCTGGTCGCCGTTCGTCGGAACGTTCATCGCGCGCATCTCGAAGGGGCGGACGGTTCGGGAGTTCGTCATCGGCGTACTCATCATCCCGTCACTGTTCTCGACCATCTGGCTGGCGACGTTCGGCGGGAGCGCATTGTACAACTCGCTACAGGCTAACGGCGCGGTGCTTGCGGCCTACGAGCAGACGGGCCAGACTGTCGCCATGTTTGCCTTACTTGAGCAGTTCCCCATCGGTGCTGTCTCCGGATTGCTGGCCGTCCTACTCGTAGTCACGTTCTTCGTCACGTCCTCTGACTCCGGGTCGCTAGTCGTTGACCACCTAACATCGGGTGGTAAGCACGACGTGCCAAAGATCCAGCGCATCTTCTGGGCAACCGTCGAGGGCGGCGTAGCGGCATTACTGCTGTACGGTGGCGGTCTCAACGCGTTACAAACCGCCGCTATCGCGACCGGCTTCCCGTTCGCAATCGTTCTGATCGTGATGTGTTACACGCTCTACCTCGGTCTCGACAACGAGTACGAACTCCTGCAGTCCGAGGAGTTCGAACAACGCGTTAAGGAGATCACTACGGAGGATGTCGATATTGACAAATCACGGACGGAAGTCGTGACCGACATACGTAAAAATCCGGAGAGTACGGACGACTGA
- a CDS encoding arsenite methyltransferase, producing MSDDSSSQNRSASRTDTALSAREQREAVRARYSAIAQTDGECGCEPQTGASATSSCEDGDVIASDAERLGYTTDDIETVASGADLGLGCGNPTALASLEAGHTVLDLGSGGGFDCFLAAREVGAEGHVIGVDMTPAMVERARKNVEKNDVANVEFRLGEIEHLPITDESVDVIISNCVINLSPDKPQVFTEAYRVLRPGGRLAISDVVMTAEIPEKVRTDPESVSGCVAGAASIGDLERMLTEVGFEELAIDPKDDSHEFIREWSADHDLEEYIVSATIEARKPSNDL from the coding sequence ATGAGTGATGACTCTTCATCTCAGAATCGATCCGCTTCGAGAACGGATACAGCCCTCTCCGCACGCGAACAGCGAGAGGCAGTCCGGGCCCGATACTCGGCGATCGCACAAACAGACGGCGAATGTGGTTGTGAACCCCAAACGGGGGCGTCGGCCACCAGTAGCTGTGAGGATGGTGACGTGATTGCATCGGACGCCGAACGGCTCGGCTACACGACGGACGACATAGAAACCGTTGCTTCGGGAGCTGATCTGGGACTCGGGTGTGGGAATCCAACTGCCCTCGCGAGCCTCGAGGCAGGACATACAGTGCTTGACCTCGGGTCTGGTGGCGGCTTCGACTGCTTTCTCGCGGCGCGGGAGGTCGGAGCAGAGGGTCACGTTATCGGCGTCGATATGACGCCGGCGATGGTTGAGCGAGCTCGGAAAAACGTCGAGAAGAATGACGTAGCAAACGTTGAGTTCCGCCTCGGTGAGATCGAGCACCTCCCGATCACGGACGAATCGGTTGATGTGATCATTTCTAACTGCGTGATAAACCTCTCGCCAGACAAACCACAGGTCTTCACCGAGGCGTATCGCGTGCTCCGTCCCGGTGGGCGGCTTGCGATTTCCGATGTCGTCATGACCGCAGAGATTCCCGAGAAGGTCCGCACAGATCCGGAGAGCGTTTCGGGCTGTGTCGCTGGTGCAGCGTCGATCGGCGACCTCGAACGGATGCTTACCGAGGTGGGATTCGAGGAACTGGCGATCGACCCGAAGGACGACAGTCACGAGTTCATCCGCGAGTGGTCCGCGGATCACGACCTCGAAGAGTACATCGTCTCGGCGACGATCGAAGCACGAAAACCGAGTAACGATCTCTGA
- a CDS encoding ArsR/SmtB family transcription factor, protein MGQQTDSYTSSSQAQPQACCPTVPELSIEGLEDEIEIFTALANTTRYRAIRLLAAADGEVCVCDLAPPLDVSQSAISHALSRLFDAGLVDRRKQGRWRYYRTTSLAEEVIDVFDADRSVTDNE, encoded by the coding sequence ATGGGGCAACAGACCGATTCCTACACGTCGTCTTCGCAAGCACAACCGCAAGCGTGCTGCCCGACCGTTCCGGAGCTGTCGATCGAGGGGCTTGAAGACGAAATCGAGATTTTCACAGCACTGGCAAACACGACGCGATATCGAGCGATCCGGCTCCTTGCCGCGGCTGACGGGGAGGTTTGTGTCTGTGATCTCGCCCCACCGCTGGACGTCAGTCAGAGCGCGATCAGCCATGCCCTCTCGCGGCTCTTCGACGCTGGGTTAGTCGACCGCCGAAAGCAGGGGCGCTGGCGATACTACCGGACGACATCACTCGCAGAGGAAGTAATCGACGTGTTCGACGCTGACAGGAGCGTGACCGATAATGAGTGA
- a CDS encoding DUF2797 domain-containing protein gives MTNEKERTDSFSTPCVSANTASITGIVDYVSWYRDEPLLKFAQPGVAIHQRPDIALTEFIDTNVKVVISENKYCTECGKKTESSPCPDCAGEPPYTSCVMCPTIHCDYMNCPYPDYKQRSCSHTHVVYFVTTDRVKVGITRESRARRRWAEQGASHAIPIARAPNRKAAGIIETALSTKWSHRRHHRWYQPMDDSVQRLVDDTLSAIDLIPKQLRPCFLWEDASEEVVRDAVVELPSVESSSLEGGLVPSDCMMNAGETREGRVLGIRGRLIATDGFVINLNTYSGHVITLETNDPFFEDADLRVKVDSERSSQDIDPDREDVLISEEVTA, from the coding sequence ATGACGAATGAGAAGGAACGAACTGATTCGTTCAGTACCCCATGTGTTTCGGCGAATACCGCATCGATCACCGGAATTGTTGACTACGTGTCGTGGTATCGAGATGAACCGTTACTCAAGTTTGCTCAACCAGGAGTTGCAATCCACCAGCGACCAGATATAGCCCTGACTGAATTTATTGATACTAACGTCAAAGTAGTAATTTCTGAAAATAAATACTGTACAGAGTGCGGGAAGAAAACAGAATCATCACCATGTCCAGACTGTGCCGGAGAACCACCCTACACGTCGTGCGTGATGTGTCCTACAATTCATTGTGATTATATGAATTGTCCGTATCCGGACTACAAGCAACGATCGTGTTCACATACGCATGTTGTTTACTTTGTGACTACCGATAGGGTGAAGGTCGGTATTACTCGGGAATCCCGTGCTCGAAGGCGATGGGCTGAACAAGGTGCATCGCATGCGATACCGATCGCTCGAGCACCGAACAGGAAGGCAGCTGGGATCATCGAAACAGCTCTTAGTACAAAATGGTCACATCGCCGTCATCACCGCTGGTACCAACCGATGGACGATAGTGTTCAGCGATTGGTAGACGACACTCTCTCAGCAATAGATCTGATTCCTAAGCAACTTCGCCCCTGTTTTCTCTGGGAGGATGCTAGTGAAGAGGTGGTCCGAGACGCCGTCGTAGAACTTCCATCAGTCGAATCGTCTTCTCTTGAGGGCGGGTTGGTTCCATCCGATTGTATGATGAACGCAGGTGAAACACGAGAAGGGCGTGTTCTCGGAATCCGTGGGCGGCTAATTGCAACTGACGGATTTGTAATAAATCTCAACACATATAGTGGCCATGTTATCACACTTGAGACGAATGATCCGTTTTTTGAAGATGCCGATCTTCGTGTGAAAGTGGACTCAGAGCGTTCTTCCCAAGACATTGACCCGGACCGTGAAGATGTTCTCATCTCTGAGGAGGTAACAGCATGA